Proteins found in one Pelobates fuscus isolate aPelFus1 chromosome 10, aPelFus1.pri, whole genome shotgun sequence genomic segment:
- the LOC134574491 gene encoding cholesterol 25-hydroxylase-like protein — translation MNNSQTLTTVTLCSNRSNYEASSLFLQHSWDFILSHQDIIRSPFYPVLYSFTVYLAFCIPYLILDAVAPVFPALKRCQVQPRGARPTLAMVMHCLAHTVYSHLVFIFPVTVAYWYWRPVNLPRVAPELHRLVLDVVACLLLFDFQYFVWHVLHHKIPWLYKTFHKMHHKYTSTFALATQYSSAWEMMSLGFFAGVSPIVLGCHPMTEMAFFVVNIYLSVEDHCGYDFPWSTHRLIPFGLCGGPGHHDLHHEKFVSNYAPYFTHWDKLFNTLAQKSATKGKSKET, via the coding sequence ATGAACAACAGCCAAACTCTCACAACTGTTACTCTCTGCAGCAACAGAAGCAACTATGAGGCAAGTTCCCTATTCCTTCAGCATAGCTGGGATTTCATCCTGTCCCATCAAGACATCATCAGGTCTCCCTTCTATCCAGTCCTGTACTCCTTCACAGTCTACCTGGCTTTCTGCATTCCTTACCTGATCTTGGATGCGGTGGCTCCTGTCTTCCCTGCTCTGAAGAGGTGCCAGGTGCAGCCACGTGGTGCCAGACCCACACTTGCCATGGTGATGCACTGCTTGGCACACACAGTGTACAGCCACTTGGTGTTCATCTTCCCAGTCACCGTTGCCTATTGGTACTGGAGACCAGTGAACCTGCCACGTGTGGCACCAGAACTCCACCGCCTGGTCCTGGATGTGGTGGCATGTCTTCTCCTGTTTGACTTTCAGTATTTTGTGTGGCATGTGCTGCACCACAAGATCCCCTGGCTGTACAAGACATTCCACAAGATGCATCACAAGTACACCTCCACCTTTGCCCTGGCCACCCAGTACTCCAGTGCCTGGGAGATGATGTCCCTTGGTTTCTTTGCTGGGGTGAGTCCTATTGTGCTGGGGTGTCACCCCATGACAGAGATGGCATTCTTCGTGGTCAACATCTACCTGTCTGTGGAAGATCATTGTGGGTATGACTTCCCTTGGTCAACACACAGACTCATCCCATTTGGTCTGTGTGGTGGACCTGGACATCATGATCTGCATCATGAAAAATTTGTCTCTAACTATGCTCCTTATTTTACACACTGGGACAAGCTATTTAATACACTTGCACAGAAGTCTGCGACGAAGGGAAAGAGCAAAGAGACATGA